The following are encoded in a window of Streptomyces sp. 11x1 genomic DNA:
- a CDS encoding sugar ABC transporter ATP-binding protein, translated as MTHPSDTGPAPVLALKGVSKSFGAVRALRDVSLELFPGEVHALAGENGAGKSTLIKSLAGVHRPDSGQVLLDGEPTVFHGPADARDAGIAVIYQEPTLFPDLSIAENIFMGRQPRRAFGRIDHKATHAATLALMQRLGVELDPDRPARGLSIADQQIVEIAKALSFDARVLIMDEPTAALTGSEVARLFGVVRTLREQGSAVLFISHRLEEIFQICQRVTTLRDGAWISSEPLDGMTEDDLVRRMVGRDLDELYPKQEVEPGEVALSVRRLTREGVFTDVSFEVRRGEIVGLAGLVGAGRTEVARAVFGIDRWDAGEVDIDGKALTNGAPSTAMAAGLALVPEDRRAQGLVMDMSIERNIGLTGLRTTVRAGLMDRGAERSRSLDWAVKLQVKYARIADTVNTLSGGNQQKVVLAKWLATGPKVLIVDEPTRGIDVGTKAEVHRLLSELAADGVAVLMISSDLPEILGMADRVLVMHEGRLTAEIPRSEATEESVMAAATGRAAA; from the coding sequence ATGACCCACCCGTCCGACACGGGTCCGGCCCCCGTTCTCGCGCTGAAGGGCGTTTCCAAGTCCTTCGGCGCCGTACGCGCCCTGCGGGACGTGTCCCTCGAACTGTTCCCGGGCGAGGTGCACGCACTCGCCGGGGAGAACGGCGCGGGCAAGTCGACCCTGATCAAGAGCCTCGCCGGGGTGCACCGACCGGACTCCGGCCAGGTGCTCCTCGACGGCGAGCCCACCGTCTTCCACGGCCCTGCCGACGCACGGGACGCGGGCATCGCCGTCATCTACCAGGAGCCCACGCTCTTCCCCGACCTCTCGATCGCCGAGAACATCTTCATGGGCCGCCAGCCGCGGCGCGCCTTCGGCCGCATCGACCACAAGGCCACCCATGCGGCCACCCTGGCGCTGATGCAACGGCTCGGTGTCGAGCTCGACCCCGACCGCCCCGCGCGCGGCCTGTCCATCGCCGACCAGCAGATCGTCGAGATCGCCAAGGCGCTCTCCTTCGACGCCCGCGTCCTGATCATGGACGAGCCGACGGCGGCCCTCACCGGCAGCGAGGTGGCCCGGCTCTTCGGTGTCGTCCGCACCCTGCGCGAGCAGGGCTCCGCCGTCCTCTTCATCTCCCACCGCCTGGAGGAGATCTTCCAGATCTGCCAGCGCGTGACGACCCTGCGCGACGGCGCCTGGATCTCCAGCGAACCGCTCGACGGCATGACCGAGGACGACCTGGTCCGCCGCATGGTAGGCCGCGACCTGGACGAGCTGTACCCCAAGCAGGAGGTCGAGCCGGGCGAAGTCGCGCTGAGCGTGCGCCGGCTGACCCGCGAGGGCGTCTTCACCGATGTCTCCTTCGAGGTCCGCCGGGGCGAGATCGTCGGCCTGGCCGGCCTTGTCGGCGCCGGCCGTACGGAGGTCGCACGGGCCGTCTTCGGCATCGACCGCTGGGACGCCGGCGAGGTCGACATCGACGGCAAGGCGCTCACCAACGGCGCCCCCTCCACCGCCATGGCCGCCGGGCTCGCCCTGGTCCCCGAGGACCGCCGCGCCCAGGGCCTGGTGATGGACATGTCCATCGAGCGCAACATCGGCCTCACCGGACTCCGTACGACCGTCAGGGCGGGCCTGATGGACCGGGGTGCCGAGCGCAGCCGTTCCCTCGACTGGGCGGTCAAGCTCCAGGTCAAGTACGCCCGGATCGCCGACACCGTCAACACCCTGTCCGGCGGCAACCAGCAGAAGGTCGTCCTCGCCAAGTGGCTCGCCACCGGCCCCAAGGTACTGATCGTCGACGAGCCCACCCGGGGCATCGATGTCGGCACCAAGGCCGAAGTGCACCGCCTGCTCAGCGAGTTGGCCGCCGACGGTGTGGCCGTGCTGATGATCTCCTCCGACCTGCCCGAGATCCTCGGCATGGCCGACCGCGTGCTCGTGATGCACGAGGGCCGGCTCACCGCCGAGATCCCTCGCTCCGAAGCCACCGAGGAATCCGTGATGGCCGCAGCCACCGGGAGGGCCGCCGCATGA
- a CDS encoding bifunctional aldolase/short-chain dehydrogenase: MATHPEAAALLARSRRLGADPRNTNYAGGNASAKGTDTDPVTGGDVELMWVKGSGGDLGTLTEAGLAVLRLDRMRALVDVYPGVDREDEMVAAFDYCLHGKGGAAPSIDTAMHGLVDAAHVDHLHPDSGIALACAADGEKLTAECFGDSVVWVPWRRPGFQLGLDIAAVKRENPGAIGCVLGGHGITAWGDTAEECEKNSLHIIRTAERFLEEKGKTEPFGSVVEGYTALDGAQRRERAAALAPHIRAIASQDKPQVGHFDDSEVVLDFLAAAEHPRLAALGTSCPDHFLRTKVRPLVLDLPPSADLDAAIARLKELHAEYREEYAAYYQRHAEPDSPAMRGADPAIVLIPGVGMFSFGKDKQTARVAGEFYINAINVMRGAEAVSTYAPIEESEKFRIEYWALEEAKLQRMPKPKPLATRVALVTGAGSGIGKAIAHRLVAEGACVVVADLNAENAAAVAEELGGADRAVAVTVDVTDEGQIGEAFKAAALAFGGVDLVVNNAGISISKPLLETSAKDWDLQHDIMARGSFLVSREAARVMIAQGLGGDIVYIASKNAVFAGPNNIAYSATKADQAHQVRLLAAELGEHGIRVNGVNPDGVVRGSGIFAAGWGAQRAATYGIEEEKLGEFYAQRTILKREVLPEHVANAVFALTGGELTHTTGLHVPVDAGVAAAFLR, encoded by the coding sequence ATGGCAACCCATCCCGAAGCCGCAGCTCTGCTCGCCCGGTCCCGGCGGCTCGGTGCCGATCCGCGGAACACCAACTACGCCGGCGGCAACGCGTCCGCCAAGGGGACCGACACCGATCCCGTCACCGGGGGTGACGTGGAGCTGATGTGGGTGAAGGGGTCCGGGGGCGACCTGGGCACGCTGACCGAGGCCGGGCTCGCCGTGCTGCGGCTGGACCGGATGCGGGCGCTCGTCGACGTCTATCCGGGGGTCGACCGCGAGGACGAGATGGTGGCCGCGTTCGACTACTGCCTGCACGGCAAGGGCGGTGCGGCGCCGTCGATCGACACCGCGATGCACGGGCTGGTGGACGCGGCCCACGTGGATCACCTGCATCCCGACTCCGGGATCGCGCTGGCCTGCGCGGCCGACGGGGAGAAGCTGACCGCCGAGTGTTTCGGGGACAGCGTGGTGTGGGTGCCGTGGCGGCGGCCCGGGTTCCAGCTGGGTCTGGACATCGCCGCCGTGAAGCGGGAGAACCCGGGGGCCATCGGCTGTGTGCTCGGCGGGCACGGGATCACCGCCTGGGGCGACACCGCCGAGGAGTGCGAGAAGAACTCGCTGCACATCATTCGCACGGCCGAGCGGTTCCTGGAAGAGAAGGGGAAGACCGAGCCGTTCGGGTCCGTCGTCGAGGGGTACACCGCGCTGGACGGCGCGCAGCGCCGGGAGCGGGCCGCGGCCCTCGCACCGCACATCCGGGCCATCGCCTCGCAGGACAAGCCTCAGGTCGGGCACTTCGACGACTCCGAGGTCGTCCTCGACTTCCTGGCCGCCGCCGAGCACCCCCGCCTCGCCGCCCTGGGCACCTCCTGCCCCGACCACTTCCTGCGGACCAAGGTCCGCCCGCTCGTGCTGGACCTTCCGCCGAGCGCCGACCTCGACGCGGCGATCGCCCGGCTGAAGGAACTGCACGCCGAGTACCGCGAGGAGTACGCCGCCTACTACCAGCGGCACGCCGAGCCCGACTCCCCCGCGATGCGCGGCGCCGACCCGGCGATCGTGCTGATCCCGGGCGTGGGCATGTTCAGCTTCGGCAAGGACAAGCAGACGGCGCGGGTGGCCGGCGAGTTCTACATCAACGCGATCAACGTGATGCGGGGCGCCGAGGCGGTGTCGACGTACGCGCCGATCGAGGAGTCGGAGAAGTTCCGCATCGAGTACTGGGCGCTGGAGGAGGCCAAGCTCCAGCGCATGCCGAAGCCGAAGCCGCTGGCGACCCGGGTGGCGCTGGTGACCGGTGCGGGCAGCGGGATCGGCAAGGCGATCGCCCACCGGCTCGTGGCCGAGGGCGCGTGTGTGGTCGTCGCCGATCTCAACGCCGAGAACGCCGCCGCCGTCGCCGAGGAGCTGGGCGGGGCGGACAGGGCCGTCGCCGTGACCGTCGACGTGACGGACGAGGGGCAGATCGGGGAGGCCTTCAAGGCCGCCGCGCTGGCCTTCGGCGGTGTCGATCTCGTCGTCAACAACGCGGGCATCTCGATCTCCAAGCCGCTGCTGGAGACGTCGGCCAAGGACTGGGACCTGCAGCACGACATCATGGCCCGCGGGTCCTTCCTGGTGTCGCGCGAGGCGGCGCGGGTGATGATCGCGCAGGGTCTGGGCGGCGACATCGTCTACATCGCCTCCAAGAACGCCGTCTTCGCCGGCCCCAACAACATCGCCTACTCCGCGACCAAGGCCGACCAGGCGCACCAGGTGCGGTTGCTCGCCGCCGAGCTGGGTGAGCACGGCATCCGCGTCAACGGGGTCAACCCCGACGGTGTGGTGCGGGGTTCGGGGATCTTCGCGGCCGGCTGGGGTGCCCAGCGCGCGGCGACCTACGGCATCGAGGAGGAGAAGCTCGGCGAGTTCTACGCCCAGCGGACCATCCTCAAGCGCGAGGTGCTGCCGGAGCACGTGGCGAACGCGGTGTTCGCGCTGACCGGCGGGGAGCTGACGCACACCACCGGGCTGCATGTCCCGGTCGACGCCGGCGTGGCCGCCGCCTTCCTCCGATGA
- the rhaS gene encoding rhamnose ABC transporter substrate-binding protein: MRKATLRRSCAALAAVTSFALAVTACGGTTKSDVKDDSASAAATGKADPNAELKKGLTVGFLPKQVNNPYFTSADKGGEAALKELGSSYKEVGPSSATDTSGQVNYVNTLTQQQVDAMAVSAQDPGALCTALKQAMSNDIKVVTYDSDTKPECRNAFVSQAGAEDLGRTEVQLLAEQIDYKGEIAILSAAQTATNQNTWIEFMKDELNDPKYKDIKLVKVAYGDDDAQKSFQQTQGLLQEYPNLKGIISPTTVGIKAAAQYLSGSKYKGKVKLTGLGTPNDMRKYVKDGTVEGFELWDPAKLGELAARTAVALVSGQITGKEGETFTAGDMGEYTIGKDGVISLGKPTVFNKENIDKFNF, encoded by the coding sequence ATGCGCAAGGCAACCCTCCGCCGTTCTTGTGCGGCTCTCGCCGCCGTCACCTCCTTCGCCCTCGCCGTCACCGCCTGCGGCGGCACCACGAAGAGCGACGTCAAGGACGACTCCGCCTCGGCCGCGGCCACCGGCAAGGCCGACCCGAACGCCGAGCTGAAGAAGGGCCTGACCGTCGGCTTCCTGCCGAAGCAGGTCAACAACCCCTACTTCACCTCCGCCGACAAGGGCGGCGAGGCTGCCCTCAAGGAGCTGGGCTCCAGCTACAAGGAGGTCGGCCCCTCCAGCGCCACGGACACCTCCGGCCAGGTCAACTACGTCAACACGCTCACCCAGCAGCAGGTCGACGCCATGGCCGTCTCCGCGCAGGACCCGGGCGCCCTGTGCACCGCGCTCAAGCAGGCCATGAGCAACGACATCAAGGTCGTCACCTACGACTCCGACACCAAGCCGGAGTGCCGCAACGCCTTCGTCTCGCAGGCCGGCGCCGAGGACCTGGGCCGCACCGAGGTCCAGCTGCTCGCCGAGCAGATCGACTACAAGGGCGAGATCGCGATCCTGTCGGCCGCGCAGACCGCGACCAACCAGAACACCTGGATCGAGTTCATGAAGGACGAACTCAACGACCCCAAGTACAAGGACATCAAGCTCGTCAAGGTCGCCTACGGTGACGACGACGCCCAGAAGTCCTTCCAGCAGACCCAGGGCCTGCTCCAGGAGTACCCGAACCTGAAGGGGATCATCTCCCCGACCACGGTCGGCATCAAGGCCGCCGCCCAGTACCTGTCGGGCTCCAAGTACAAGGGCAAGGTCAAGCTGACCGGCCTCGGCACCCCCAACGACATGCGCAAGTACGTCAAGGACGGCACGGTCGAGGGCTTCGAGCTGTGGGACCCGGCCAAGCTCGGCGAGCTGGCCGCCCGTACCGCCGTGGCGCTGGTCTCCGGCCAGATCACCGGCAAGGAGGGCGAGACCTTCACCGCCGGTGACATGGGCGAGTACACCATCGGCAAGGACGGCGTCATCAGCCTCGGCAAGCCCACCGTGTTCAACAAGGAGAACATCGACAAGTTCAACTTCTGA
- a CDS encoding rhamnulokinase family protein, translating to MSTHAMGGTPASGAVKSYAAVDLGASSGRVMVGRAGRDSLELVEAHRFPNRPVRTPEGLRWDVLSLYAGVLDGLRAAGVVSDGRVDSVGIDSWAVDYGLLDADGALLGNPVHYRDARTEGVAEKVWTTVPAAELYAATGLQYAPFNTLYQLVAARSSAQFAHAERLLLVPDLLTYWLTGEPGTELTNASTTQLIDPRTRDWSRDVADRLGIDLGLFAPLRRPGDPAGLLRPEVLQATGLSGPVPVTTVGSHDTASAVAAVPATGERFAYICTGTWSLAGLELQAPVLTEASRAANFTNELGLDDTVRYLRNIMGLWLLQECVREWGDPDLGELLREAATVPALRSVVDAGDSAFLAPGRMPERIAEACRESGQPVPESPAEITRCILDSLALAHRRAVAEAQALADHPVDVVHIVGGGTRNALLCQLTADACRLPVVAGPAEAAALGNVLVQARTHGLVGDRASMRRLLARTQPLVRYEPQGDPAAWRAAEDRLAGR from the coding sequence ATGAGCACGCACGCCATGGGCGGGACTCCGGCGAGCGGGGCCGTGAAGTCGTACGCGGCGGTCGACCTGGGTGCCTCCAGTGGGCGTGTCATGGTCGGCCGCGCGGGGCGGGACTCGCTGGAGCTGGTCGAGGCGCACCGGTTCCCGAACCGGCCGGTGCGAACGCCCGAGGGGCTGCGCTGGGACGTGCTGTCGCTGTACGCGGGCGTCCTGGACGGGCTGAGGGCGGCCGGTGTCGTCAGCGATGGACGGGTCGACTCCGTCGGCATCGACAGCTGGGCCGTCGACTACGGGCTGCTGGACGCGGACGGTGCCCTGCTGGGCAATCCGGTGCACTACCGGGACGCCCGCACCGAGGGTGTCGCGGAGAAGGTGTGGACGACCGTGCCCGCCGCCGAGCTGTACGCGGCGACCGGGTTGCAGTACGCGCCGTTCAACACGCTGTACCAGTTGGTCGCCGCCCGGTCGTCCGCGCAGTTCGCCCATGCCGAGCGGTTGTTGCTCGTCCCGGATCTGCTGACGTACTGGCTGACCGGGGAGCCGGGCACCGAGCTGACCAACGCGTCCACCACCCAGCTGATCGACCCCCGGACCCGTGACTGGTCGCGGGACGTCGCGGACCGGCTCGGCATCGACCTCGGCCTGTTCGCACCGTTGCGGCGGCCCGGTGATCCGGCGGGCCTGCTGCGGCCCGAGGTGCTTCAGGCCACGGGGCTCTCCGGTCCGGTCCCGGTGACGACGGTCGGCTCGCACGACACCGCCTCGGCGGTGGCGGCCGTGCCGGCAACCGGGGAACGGTTCGCGTACATCTGCACCGGCACCTGGTCGCTGGCGGGCCTGGAGCTTCAGGCCCCGGTGCTGACCGAGGCGAGCCGGGCGGCCAACTTCACCAATGAGCTGGGGCTCGACGACACGGTCCGTTACCTCCGGAACATCATGGGGCTGTGGCTGCTCCAGGAGTGCGTACGGGAGTGGGGGGACCCGGACCTCGGCGAACTGCTGCGGGAGGCCGCGACGGTGCCCGCGTTGCGGTCGGTGGTGGACGCCGGGGACTCGGCGTTCCTCGCGCCCGGGCGGATGCCCGAGCGGATCGCCGAGGCGTGCCGGGAGTCGGGGCAGCCCGTCCCGGAGTCACCCGCCGAGATCACCCGGTGCATCCTCGACTCGCTGGCCCTCGCCCACCGGCGGGCCGTCGCCGAGGCCCAGGCGCTGGCCGACCACCCCGTCGACGTCGTCCACATCGTGGGCGGTGGCACCCGTAACGCGCTGCTCTGCCAACTCACCGCCGACGCCTGCCGGCTGCCGGTGGTGGCGGGACCGGCGGAGGCGGCGGCCCTCGGCAACGTCCTCGTCCAGGCCCGCACCCACGGTCTGGTCGGCGACCGGGCCTCGATGCGGCGACTCCTCGCCCGCACCCAGCCGCTGGTGCGGTACGAGCCGCAGGGC
- a CDS encoding ABC transporter permease, which translates to MTVTTPQNAPVAEVPKSSGTRLVDRVFKMRELAILVVFLVMIVVTQLGNSEFLTEQGIKDLLLNATILVLVAVGQSLVVITRNVDLSVGSTLGISAFAAGTYLQGGGNAVVAVLLAVLTGVGFGLLNGLLVSLGQVPALVVTLGTLYIIRGIDSIWVGSRQIVASGLPDGFVDFGSGGIYAVPYLALIAVAVLVATAYYLKHFGSGRELYALGSNPEAARLAGIPVRKRILVAYTFCGALAGLAGALYLARFGNVDSSTGNGYELTVVSAVVVGGVVFTGGSGSVYGAALGALLLTSINSVLPALGVSSVWVLAINGILLILAIAVDRVVAVRVATALKKRNARHG; encoded by the coding sequence ATGACGGTGACCACCCCTCAGAACGCCCCCGTCGCCGAGGTGCCCAAGTCCAGCGGCACCCGGCTCGTGGACCGCGTCTTCAAGATGCGCGAACTCGCCATCCTGGTCGTCTTCCTGGTGATGATCGTCGTCACCCAGCTGGGCAACAGCGAGTTCCTCACCGAGCAGGGCATCAAGGACCTGCTGCTCAACGCGACCATCCTGGTGCTGGTCGCCGTCGGTCAGTCACTGGTCGTCATCACCCGCAACGTCGACCTGTCGGTCGGCTCCACCCTCGGCATCAGCGCCTTCGCCGCCGGTACCTACCTCCAGGGCGGCGGCAACGCGGTCGTGGCCGTGCTCCTGGCGGTCCTGACGGGCGTCGGCTTCGGCCTGCTGAACGGTCTGCTCGTCAGCCTCGGCCAGGTGCCCGCTCTCGTCGTCACCCTCGGCACGCTCTACATCATCCGCGGCATCGACTCCATCTGGGTCGGCTCCCGGCAGATCGTCGCCTCCGGACTCCCGGACGGGTTCGTCGACTTCGGCTCCGGCGGCATCTACGCCGTGCCCTACCTCGCCCTGATCGCGGTGGCGGTGCTGGTGGCCACGGCGTACTACCTGAAGCACTTCGGCAGTGGCCGTGAGCTCTACGCGCTCGGCTCCAACCCGGAGGCCGCTCGCCTCGCCGGCATCCCGGTCCGCAAGCGGATCCTGGTCGCCTACACCTTCTGCGGCGCCCTCGCCGGCCTCGCCGGCGCGCTCTACCTGGCCCGCTTCGGCAACGTCGACTCCAGCACGGGAAACGGCTACGAACTCACCGTCGTCAGCGCGGTCGTGGTCGGTGGTGTGGTCTTCACCGGCGGCTCCGGCAGCGTCTACGGCGCGGCGCTCGGTGCCCTCCTGCTGACCTCCATCAACAGCGTGCTGCCCGCCCTCGGCGTCAGCTCGGTGTGGGTGCTCGCGATCAACGGCATCCTGCTCATCCTCGCCATCGCCGTGGACCGCGTGGTCGCGGTCCGGGTGGCGACCGCCCTGAAGAAGAGGAACGCCCGCCATGGCTGA
- a CDS encoding L-rhamnose mutarotase: MQRVCFLLKVRQDRIDEYRERHAAVWPEMLEALSATGWHNYSLFLRDDGLLVGYLETEDFQAALAGMEAAEVNARWQKEMAPFFESLDGARPDEAMKPLTEVFHLA, translated from the coding sequence ATGCAGCGCGTCTGCTTCCTCCTCAAGGTCCGCCAGGACCGGATCGACGAGTACCGCGAGCGGCACGCCGCCGTGTGGCCGGAGATGCTCGAAGCACTCTCGGCCACCGGCTGGCACAACTACTCTCTCTTCCTGCGCGACGACGGCCTGCTGGTCGGCTACCTGGAGACCGAGGACTTCCAGGCGGCGCTGGCCGGCATGGAGGCCGCCGAGGTCAACGCCCGCTGGCAGAAGGAGATGGCCCCGTTCTTCGAGTCCCTCGACGGCGCCCGTCCCGACGAGGCCATGAAGCCGCTCACCGAGGTCTTCCACCTCGCCTGA
- a CDS encoding ABC transporter permease, with product MADSTLSRAVRWSALKRWDSAVGALLIAVLLLSFTTVDGFGNALNLSFLIGNTLPIALVALPMTLLVVSGEIDLSVASTAGLSGAVMGALWNQGMTIETIIPICLALGVVCGLINGLLVTRLGLSSLAVTIGTLAAYRGIAQIVLGSDAVTDFPTQYLDFAAGRIGDSFVPQAFIPFLVLLVIAVIALHATPFGRSVFATGASEEAARFAGIRVKRQKLILFTVTGLMASLTGIFWALHYASARYDNATGLELSVVAAVLLGGIDFDGGKGTLGGAIAGVFLLGTLQNVMSLKDVSAQSQIVVTGVLLVLSVLGPRVARQISAARAGRRAASVPATKAPTPAP from the coding sequence ATGGCTGACTCCACGCTGTCGCGTGCTGTGCGCTGGTCCGCCTTGAAAAGGTGGGATTCCGCCGTCGGTGCCCTCCTCATCGCCGTGCTCCTGCTGTCCTTCACCACCGTCGACGGCTTCGGCAACGCGCTCAACCTGTCCTTCCTCATCGGCAACACCCTGCCGATCGCGCTGGTCGCCCTCCCGATGACCCTCCTCGTGGTCTCCGGCGAGATCGACCTGTCGGTCGCCTCCACCGCCGGTCTCTCCGGCGCGGTGATGGGCGCCCTGTGGAACCAGGGCATGACCATCGAGACGATCATCCCGATCTGTCTGGCCCTCGGTGTGGTCTGCGGACTGATCAACGGCCTGCTGGTCACCAGGCTCGGCCTGTCCTCCCTCGCCGTCACCATCGGCACCCTCGCCGCCTACCGGGGCATCGCGCAGATCGTCCTCGGCTCCGACGCGGTCACCGACTTCCCCACCCAGTACCTGGACTTCGCGGCCGGCCGGATCGGTGACAGCTTCGTCCCGCAGGCCTTCATCCCCTTCCTGGTCCTGCTCGTGATCGCCGTGATCGCCCTGCACGCCACCCCCTTCGGCCGCTCGGTCTTCGCGACCGGAGCGAGCGAGGAGGCCGCCCGGTTCGCCGGCATCCGGGTCAAGCGGCAGAAGCTGATCCTCTTCACGGTGACCGGTCTGATGGCCTCCCTCACCGGCATCTTCTGGGCCCTGCACTACGCCAGCGCCCGCTACGACAACGCCACCGGCCTCGAACTCTCGGTCGTCGCCGCCGTACTGCTCGGCGGTATCGACTTCGACGGCGGCAAGGGAACGCTCGGCGGCGCGATCGCCGGCGTGTTCCTGCTCGGCACCCTGCAGAACGTCATGAGCCTGAAGGACGTCTCCGCCCAGTCGCAGATCGTCGTCACCGGCGTCCTGCTCGTCCTCTCCGTGCTCGGCCCCCGGGTCGCACGCCAGATCTCCGCCGCCAGGGCCGGCCGCAGAGCCGCCTCGGTGCCGGCCACCAAGGCGCCCACACCAGCCCCGTGA
- the rhaI gene encoding L-rhamnose isomerase: protein MTELAAVKAALKTQAVETPSWAYGNSGTRFKVFAQAGVPRNPWEKLDDAGKVHEFTGVAPTVALHIPWDKVEDYAALAKHAQERGVKLGAINSNTFQDDDYKLGSICHPDAAIRRKAVDHLLECVDIMDATGSRDLKLWFADGTNYPGQDDIRGRQDRLAEGLAEVYERLGDDQRMLLEYKFFEPAFYTTDVPDWGTAYAHCLKLGPKAQVVVDTGHHAPGTNIEFIVATLLREGKLGAFDFNSRFYADDDLMVGAADPFQLFRIMYEVVRGGGFTPEVAFMLDQCHNIEAKIPAIIRSVMNVQEATAKALLVDRGALAVAQREGDVLEANAVVMDAYNTDVRPLLREVREEMGLDPDPLGAYRRSGWASKIVEERVGGEQAGWGA from the coding sequence GTGACCGAGCTCGCCGCGGTGAAGGCCGCCCTCAAGACACAGGCCGTCGAGACGCCGTCGTGGGCGTACGGAAACTCCGGAACCCGCTTCAAGGTGTTCGCCCAGGCGGGTGTCCCCCGCAATCCCTGGGAGAAGCTGGACGACGCCGGCAAGGTCCACGAGTTCACCGGCGTGGCACCGACCGTGGCGCTGCACATCCCCTGGGACAAGGTCGAGGACTATGCGGCGCTGGCGAAGCACGCGCAGGAGCGCGGCGTGAAGCTGGGCGCCATCAACTCCAACACCTTCCAGGACGACGACTACAAACTGGGCAGCATCTGCCACCCGGACGCGGCGATCCGCCGCAAGGCCGTCGACCACCTGCTGGAGTGCGTCGACATCATGGACGCGACCGGGTCGCGCGATCTGAAGCTGTGGTTCGCGGACGGGACGAACTATCCCGGCCAGGACGACATCCGCGGACGCCAGGACCGGCTGGCCGAGGGGCTCGCCGAGGTCTACGAGCGGCTCGGCGACGACCAGCGGATGCTGCTGGAGTACAAGTTCTTCGAGCCCGCTTTCTACACGACAGATGTGCCGGACTGGGGCACCGCCTACGCCCACTGCCTCAAGCTCGGGCCGAAGGCGCAGGTCGTGGTCGACACGGGCCACCACGCGCCGGGGACCAACATCGAGTTCATCGTGGCCACGCTGCTGCGCGAGGGGAAGCTCGGCGCGTTCGACTTCAACTCGCGGTTCTACGCCGACGACGACCTGATGGTGGGCGCCGCGGACCCGTTCCAGCTGTTCCGGATCATGTACGAGGTCGTGCGTGGGGGCGGGTTCACTCCCGAGGTCGCGTTCATGCTCGACCAGTGCCACAACATCGAGGCGAAGATCCCCGCGATCATCCGCTCGGTGATGAACGTGCAGGAGGCCACGGCGAAGGCGCTCCTGGTGGACCGGGGGGCCCTTGCTGTTGCTCAGCGGGAGGGGGATGTGCTGGAGGCGAATGCGGTCGTGATGGACGCGTACAACACGGATGTACGGCCGTTGCTTCGTGAAGTGCGGGAGGAGATGGGGTTGGACCCCGATCCTCTGGGGGCGTACCGGCGGTCCGGGTGGGCGTCGAAGATCGTCGAGGAGCGGGTCGGTGGGGAGCAGGCGGGTTGGGGAGCGTGA